The Parvibaculum sp. DNA segment GGACGATGCCATCCGCGCCGGCGATCATGCCGTCATGCTGCGCCATCTGATCGGCGCCATCGCCCGCAAGCACAATTTCCTCGCGAGCTTCATGGCCAAACCCTTTGTCGACCAGACCGGCAACGGCATGCATGTCCATTGCTCGGTGATGGATGAGAAGGGCAACAACATCTTCAACGACGGCACCGACGAGGGTTCGCTGAAATTGCGCCACGCGATCGGCGGGCTGCAGGCAACGCTCGGCGACGCGATGGCCTTCTTCGCGCCGAACCTCAATTCCTTCCGCCGCTTCGGGCCCAATCTCTTCGTGCCGGTCAACCGCACCTGGGGCTACAACAACCGCTCCGTTGCCTTCCGCGTGCCCAACGGTTCGGCGGAATCGCGCCGCGTCGAACATCGCGTCTCGGGCGCCGACGCCAATCCTTATCTGGTGCTAGCCGCCATCCTCGCCGGCATCCACCACGGCATCGTCAACGAAATCGATCCCGGCGAACCGGCCGAGGGCAATGCCTGCGAGATCATGGACGAAGGCATCCCCTTCTTCCTGCCCAGCGCATTGAAGCGCCTGCGCAACTCCGACGTCATGCGCGAATACTTCGGCGACCGTTACGTCGACGTCTACGCCGAAACCAAGATGCTCGAATACGACAAGTTCCAGCGCGCCATCTCGCCGCTGGAATATGACTGGTATTTGTAGGGGAGCGTTAGTCCCGCGCCAGCGGCAGCGTG contains these protein-coding regions:
- a CDS encoding glutamine synthetase family protein: MGEFNAFLAEHGEIDYLDAIFVDMCGTVRGKRFPSEEADKVFGDGVQMPQSIYFFDVTGVNEDILGMGFSDGDPDAQSHPVAGSIVPVPWASMKQAQVLMTMVDEDGSPLLLEPRNVLANVVKKLEDIGLKATVACEFEFYLLDKDMDRKGRPQPPVNPATGARETAHEVYGITELDGFMALLKEIDEAAAAQGVPASGATAEFAPGQYEINLKHEDDAIRAGDHAVMLRHLIGAIARKHNFLASFMAKPFVDQTGNGMHVHCSVMDEKGNNIFNDGTDEGSLKLRHAIGGLQATLGDAMAFFAPNLNSFRRFGPNLFVPVNRTWGYNNRSVAFRVPNGSAESRRVEHRVSGADANPYLVLAAILAGIHHGIVNEIDPGEPAEGNACEIMDEGIPFFLPSALKRLRNSDVMREYFGDRYVDVYAETKMLEYDKFQRAISPLEYDWYL